The Terriglobales bacterium genome has a segment encoding these proteins:
- a CDS encoding ATP-binding cassette domain-containing protein has protein sequence MPSTLARETPLPPAGETVHKAIVFEDVGLAFEDNLVLDGVSFEVARGETKVLFGVAGSGKTTILKLVLGLVRPDRGRIWVLGHEVTALAEDDLFELRRKIGMVFQESALFDSLTVEENVAYRLQEEADLPPEEIHRRVEEALRFVELGHTLTMYPSELSGGMRRRVAIARAIVHRPEILLYDSPTAGLDPITSTTIIELIVKQRDVYESSALMVSHRLQDGFTMASHYFDPETNQMKPVAGTGRRETRTTFLILRDSKKIFDGTARELAASRDEYIREYLA, from the coding sequence ATGCCCTCCACCCTGGCCCGCGAAACGCCGCTCCCGCCTGCGGGGGAGACCGTCCACAAGGCCATTGTCTTCGAGGACGTTGGGCTCGCCTTCGAGGACAACCTGGTGCTCGACGGCGTTTCCTTCGAAGTGGCGCGCGGCGAGACCAAAGTGCTGTTCGGCGTGGCCGGCTCCGGCAAGACCACCATCCTCAAGCTGGTGCTGGGGCTGGTGCGGCCCGACCGCGGACGCATCTGGGTGCTGGGGCACGAGGTTACCGCCCTCGCCGAGGACGACCTGTTCGAGCTGCGCCGCAAGATCGGCATGGTCTTCCAGGAAAGCGCGCTCTTCGACTCGCTCACCGTCGAGGAAAACGTGGCCTACCGGTTGCAGGAAGAAGCCGACTTGCCGCCTGAGGAGATCCATCGGCGGGTGGAAGAGGCGCTGCGCTTCGTCGAGCTGGGACACACGCTGACCATGTATCCGTCGGAACTCTCCGGCGGCATGCGGCGGCGCGTGGCCATCGCCCGCGCCATCGTGCACCGCCCGGAGATCCTGCTCTACGACTCGCCCACCGCCGGGCTTGATCCCATCACTTCCACCACCATCATCGAGCTCATCGTGAAGCAGCGCGACGTTTACGAAAGCAGCGCCCTCATGGTGAGCCACCGCCTGCAGGACGGTTTCACCATGGCCTCGCATTACTTCGACCCGGAAACCAACCAGATGAAGCCGGTCGCCGGCACCGGCCGCCGCGAAACCCGTACCACGTTTCTCATCCTGCGCGACAGCAAGAAGATTTTCGACGGCACCGCCCGCGAGCTCGCCGCCTCGCGCGACGAGTACATCCGCGAATACCTCGCCTGA
- a CDS encoding sigma-54 dependent transcriptional regulator → MSESAVITRPPFNREETAPAAILIIDDEAAIRESLETLLDLEHYEVRVAANAEAGLAALGERPFELVLLDLALPDRNGLDVLREIRERDPIVPVIMITAYGTVENAVAAMQGGASNFVQKPWDNEKLLADIRTAIARRRAEEEVVQLKRALKQRYNFENIVGKSDAMLKIFDLVAQVAPSRSTVLLQGESGTGKELIAKAIHANSPRRDRPFVPVNTGSMPPDLLESTLFGHVKGAFTSAIASKKGLFEVADRGTIFLDEIGTMSLETQSKILRVLQDRKFMHLGGVQEIQVDVRVIAATNVDLKQMVAEGRFREDLYYRLNVITIDLPPLRARREDIPLLVEHFLKKYAAENDKPVRQVSAEALRPLMDYQWPGNVRELENVIERAVVLSTGPVIGIDLLPDLIVGRGTPVSLLASNPDASLFDIIEDCERRIITDMLEKTSWNQTEAAERFRIPLSTLNQKIKRLNIEIRKRRGGAE, encoded by the coding sequence ATGTCTGAAAGCGCTGTCATCACGCGCCCGCCGTTCAACCGCGAAGAGACTGCGCCCGCGGCCATCCTCATCATTGACGATGAGGCGGCCATCCGGGAGTCGCTCGAGACGCTGCTCGACCTGGAACACTACGAGGTGCGCGTCGCGGCCAACGCGGAGGCGGGCCTGGCGGCGCTGGGCGAGCGTCCCTTCGAGCTCGTCCTGCTCGACCTGGCGCTGCCCGACCGCAACGGCCTCGACGTGCTGCGCGAGATCCGCGAGCGCGACCCCATCGTGCCCGTCATCATGATCACCGCTTACGGCACGGTGGAAAATGCCGTCGCCGCCATGCAGGGCGGCGCTTCCAACTTCGTGCAGAAGCCCTGGGACAACGAGAAGCTGCTGGCCGACATTCGCACCGCCATCGCCCGCCGCCGCGCCGAAGAAGAAGTCGTCCAGCTCAAGCGCGCCCTCAAGCAGCGCTACAACTTCGAGAACATCGTGGGCAAGAGCGACGCCATGCTCAAAATCTTCGACCTGGTGGCGCAGGTCGCGCCCAGCCGCTCGACCGTGCTCCTGCAGGGCGAAAGCGGCACCGGAAAGGAGCTGATCGCCAAGGCCATTCACGCCAACTCGCCGCGCCGCGACCGTCCGTTCGTGCCCGTGAACACCGGCTCCATGCCGCCGGACCTTTTGGAGTCCACGCTCTTCGGGCACGTCAAGGGCGCCTTCACCAGCGCTATCGCGTCGAAAAAGGGCCTGTTCGAAGTGGCCGACCGCGGCACCATCTTCCTCGACGAGATCGGCACCATGAGCCTGGAGACGCAGTCCAAGATCCTGCGCGTGCTCCAGGACCGCAAGTTCATGCACCTGGGCGGCGTGCAGGAGATCCAGGTGGACGTGCGCGTCATCGCGGCCACCAACGTCGACCTCAAGCAGATGGTGGCCGAAGGCCGGTTCCGCGAAGACCTCTACTACCGGCTGAACGTCATCACCATCGACCTGCCGCCGCTGCGCGCCCGCCGCGAGGACATCCCGCTGCTGGTCGAGCACTTCCTCAAGAAGTACGCCGCGGAGAACGACAAGCCGGTGCGCCAGGTCTCGGCCGAAGCCCTGCGCCCGCTGATGGACTACCAGTGGCCGGGCAACGTGCGCGAGCTGGAAAACGTCATCGAGCGCGCCGTGGTGCTCTCTACCGGCCCGGTGATCGGCATCGACCTCTTGCCCGACCTCATCGTCGGCCGGGGCACGCCGGTGAGCCTGCTGGCCTCGAACCCCGACGCCTCGCTGTTCGACATCATCGAGGACTGCGAGCGTCGCATCATCACCGACATGCTCGAAAAAACCTCCTGGAACCAGACCGAGGCCGCGGAACGCTTCCGCATCCCGCTCTCGACACTGAATCAGAAGATCAAGCGGCTGAATATCGAGATACGGAAAAGACGGGGCGGGGCAGAGTAA
- a CDS encoding ABC transporter permease, producing MELLATPFDIAKEKVLAVQEYSLLAGRSLTNLFRHPRYVADMLMQADLIGVGSLSIVVLTGFFTGAVLALQTSKTLQQFGSLSLTGQVVSLSMVRELGPVLTGLMVAGRNASGMASELGSMVVTEQIDAMRALGTDPTKKLVTPRVVASVIMLFFLTIISDLVGLGGGFMVSSLVLRLDPQQYWTNAYQTLEPEDLIMGLVKPVFFGFIIATVGCYYGLTARGGTQGVGRATTQAVVAASVLILTVNFFVTRFLITWLEM from the coding sequence ATGGAACTGCTCGCCACTCCCTTCGATATCGCCAAGGAGAAAGTCCTGGCCGTGCAGGAGTATTCGCTGCTGGCGGGGCGCTCGCTGACCAACCTGTTCCGCCACCCGCGCTACGTGGCGGACATGCTCATGCAGGCCGACTTGATCGGCGTGGGCTCGCTTTCCATCGTGGTGTTGACGGGCTTCTTCACCGGCGCGGTGCTGGCGTTGCAGACCTCGAAAACGCTGCAGCAGTTCGGCTCGCTCTCGCTCACCGGGCAGGTGGTTTCGCTTTCCATGGTCCGCGAACTGGGCCCGGTGCTCACCGGGTTGATGGTGGCCGGGCGCAACGCAAGCGGCATGGCCAGCGAGCTGGGCTCCATGGTGGTTACCGAGCAGATTGACGCCATGCGCGCCCTGGGCACCGATCCCACCAAGAAGCTGGTCACCCCCCGCGTGGTCGCCAGCGTCATCATGCTCTTCTTCCTCACCATCATTTCTGACCTGGTGGGCCTGGGCGGCGGCTTCATGGTGTCGTCGCTCGTCCTGCGGCTCGATCCGCAGCAGTACTGGACCAACGCCTACCAGACGCTGGAGCCCGAGGACCTGATTATGGGCCTGGTGAAACCGGTGTTCTTCGGGTTCATCATCGCCACCGTGGGCTGCTACTACGGGCTGACGGCGCGCGGCGGCACTCAGGGTGTGGGCCGTGCCACCACGCAAGCCGTGGTGGCGGCTTCGGTGCTCATCCTTACGGTCAATTTTTTCGTCACCCGCTTTCTCATCACCTGGCTGGAGATGTAG
- the dprA gene encoding DNA-processing protein DprA, giving the protein MSDSPSNPPSATSDRRLQWLAIALTPQLGPTRARKLVEHFGGVEQVFRASLTELEAVGLQAVSAQALATGRSLELAREEMLRATAAGAELLTLEDAAYPPLLRQIYDPPVVLYVRGDVSALSRPAIAVVGTRHPSPYGMGMAERLAADLAARGLVITSGLARGVDAAAHRGAITARGRTVAVFGTGVDVVYPRENRKLADSLLALGGAVLSEFPAGTFAAPQNFPIRNRIISGLALGVLVVEAGEYSGTRITARCALEQNREVFAVPGNVTNRNSWGPHTLIKQGAKLVATWEDVWDELPAEVRGELAPQLLSESAGPSTASLFGEDSLAPHERKVLSLLKPDESTHIDDLVVKLEPEVSASEIFAALFELELAGKVRQLPGKNFVRSF; this is encoded by the coding sequence TTGTCAGACTCACCATCCAATCCACCCTCGGCCACGAGCGACCGCCGCCTCCAATGGCTGGCAATCGCGCTCACGCCGCAGCTCGGGCCGACGCGGGCGCGCAAGCTGGTGGAACACTTTGGCGGCGTCGAGCAGGTGTTTCGCGCTTCGCTGACCGAGCTGGAAGCCGTCGGTCTGCAGGCGGTCTCGGCGCAGGCGCTGGCGACGGGACGTTCGCTCGAACTGGCGCGCGAAGAGATGCTGCGGGCGACGGCGGCCGGAGCCGAGCTGCTGACGCTCGAAGACGCCGCCTATCCTCCGCTGTTGCGCCAGATCTATGACCCGCCGGTCGTGCTTTACGTGCGCGGCGACGTTAGTGCGCTCTCGCGGCCGGCCATTGCAGTGGTGGGCACGCGGCATCCTTCGCCCTACGGCATGGGGATGGCGGAACGCCTCGCGGCCGATCTCGCCGCCCGCGGCCTGGTGATCACCAGCGGCCTGGCGCGCGGCGTCGACGCGGCCGCTCACCGCGGCGCCATCACGGCCCGCGGGCGCACCGTGGCCGTCTTCGGCACCGGCGTGGACGTGGTCTATCCGCGCGAGAACCGCAAGCTGGCGGACAGCCTGCTCGCTCTGGGCGGCGCTGTCCTCTCCGAATTCCCTGCCGGAACGTTCGCGGCCCCGCAGAACTTCCCCATCCGCAACCGCATCATCAGCGGGCTGGCGCTGGGCGTGCTGGTGGTGGAAGCCGGCGAGTACAGCGGCACCCGCATCACGGCGCGTTGCGCGCTGGAGCAGAACCGCGAAGTCTTTGCCGTGCCCGGCAACGTGACCAACAGGAACTCCTGGGGACCGCACACGCTGATCAAGCAGGGAGCAAAGCTCGTGGCCACCTGGGAAGACGTATGGGACGAGCTGCCCGCCGAAGTCCGCGGCGAACTCGCCCCGCAGCTCCTCTCTGAATCCGCAGGCCCCTCCACTGCATCTCTATTCGGCGAGGACTCGCTCGCTCCTCACGAGAGGAAAGTCCTCTCCCTGCTGAAGCCGGACGAATCCACCCACATCGACGACCTGGTGGTGAAGCTGGAACCGGAGGTCTCGGCTTCGGAGATCTTCGCCGCCCTGTTCGAGCTGGAACTGGCGGGCAAAGTGCGGCAGTTGCCGGGGAAGAATTTTGTGAGGAGCTTTTAA
- a CDS encoding four helix bundle protein — protein MRNFRDLRAWQQAHRLTLRLYRETKSLPKDELFGLTSQMRRACLSIEANLAEGCGRQTDGELARFGQIALGSASELECHLLVAKDLEYLTSSAYRTLQEELEDVRRMLTGLRRSLNRSSDVPEGTLTGSRKAESGQRKAPSS, from the coding sequence ATGAGAAACTTCCGTGACTTGCGCGCCTGGCAGCAGGCGCACCGTCTTACGCTCAGGTTGTATCGTGAAACGAAATCGCTTCCGAAGGATGAACTGTTCGGCTTGACCAGCCAAATGCGTCGTGCCTGCCTGTCCATTGAAGCCAACTTGGCGGAAGGATGCGGGCGGCAAACGGATGGCGAGTTGGCGAGGTTTGGCCAGATTGCGCTCGGCTCCGCGAGCGAATTGGAATGCCACTTGCTCGTGGCCAAGGACCTCGAGTATTTGACCTCCAGCGCATACCGGACGCTCCAGGAAGAACTTGAGGACGTGCGCCGGATGCTGACGGGTCTAAGGCGGTCCCTGAACAGGTCCAGTGATGTGCCTGAGGGAACGTTGACAGGAAGTCGGAAAGCGGAGAGCGGACAGCGGAAAGCGCCTTCCAGCTAG
- a CDS encoding DUF389 domain-containing protein, which translates to MFRAWLQRLRPEFRDLEEIYRDIYEGRQFDAVYAGMLVLSCLIALLGLLVNSPAVIIGAMLISPLMGPILSCGLALTLAEWNLGRKAVRNVGFSVLEAVTIAAVATLLSPLKEATPEILARSNPNLMDLLIAFFSGVAGVLALTSRKMGMTIIPGVAIATAVMPPLATVGYGLATAQWGIAGGAFLLFFTNLTAIVISADLIFLWVGFRPAHTMLKHEHKLLVRYRIIAATVILALISIPLVRTLYQAATQARMRQAISSTLRALEQPGKSRLSGVDFRVSDDAVTVSAILHTTEYVELPQVRQVETALGDRLGRRVRLRLEQIRVEEDPAGESRRLRDFLASAMIRPSTTPELARTAGTLLSDVQGKVEAALQPLLPPMGLAAGKVQMVGRQADDSIVIEVAASAPQPGDPQAWAVAAASLAHDLGSRVRLRARVHLTPAEDEPADLISFAASSVVPEAASVARARRWLEPLRERDDLTSRWVAPAGVDPALTARRIAALRRRLPLSIADEPATDSALPPDTLRIHVEQQISVSAEPVVASPAPASATAPRP; encoded by the coding sequence ATGTTCCGCGCCTGGCTGCAGCGCCTCCGTCCCGAGTTCCGCGACCTCGAGGAGATTTACCGCGACATCTATGAGGGCCGCCAGTTCGACGCCGTATATGCCGGCATGCTGGTGCTGTCGTGCCTGATCGCCCTGCTGGGCCTGCTGGTGAACAGCCCGGCAGTCATCATCGGCGCTATGCTCATTTCGCCGCTGATGGGCCCCATTCTTTCCTGCGGTCTGGCGCTCACTCTGGCCGAGTGGAATCTGGGGCGCAAGGCGGTTCGCAACGTCGGTTTCTCGGTTCTCGAGGCAGTAACCATCGCTGCCGTGGCCACACTGCTGTCACCGCTCAAGGAGGCCACCCCGGAGATCCTCGCCCGCAGTAATCCCAACCTGATGGACTTGCTCATCGCCTTCTTCTCCGGCGTGGCCGGTGTGCTGGCGCTCACCTCGCGCAAGATGGGGATGACCATCATCCCGGGAGTGGCCATCGCCACGGCAGTCATGCCGCCGCTGGCCACCGTCGGCTACGGCCTGGCGACTGCGCAGTGGGGCATCGCCGGTGGCGCTTTCCTTCTCTTCTTCACCAACCTCACGGCCATCGTCATCAGCGCGGACCTCATCTTCCTCTGGGTCGGCTTCCGGCCGGCGCACACGATGCTCAAGCACGAGCACAAGCTGCTGGTTCGCTATCGAATCATCGCGGCGACGGTGATTCTGGCGCTCATCTCCATCCCGCTGGTGCGTACGCTCTATCAGGCGGCTACGCAGGCGCGCATGCGCCAGGCCATTTCCTCCACGCTGCGGGCTCTGGAGCAGCCCGGCAAGTCGCGGTTGAGCGGCGTGGACTTCCGCGTAAGTGACGACGCCGTCACCGTCAGCGCCATCCTCCACACCACCGAGTACGTTGAACTTCCTCAGGTGCGCCAGGTGGAAACTGCCCTGGGCGACAGGCTCGGACGCCGCGTCCGGCTTCGGCTGGAGCAGATTCGTGTCGAGGAGGACCCGGCGGGAGAGTCGCGGAGGCTGCGCGACTTCCTGGCTTCCGCCATGATCCGCCCCTCGACCACGCCGGAGCTGGCCCGCACCGCGGGCACGCTGCTTTCCGATGTGCAGGGCAAGGTGGAGGCGGCGCTGCAGCCCCTGCTGCCGCCCATGGGCCTGGCTGCCGGCAAAGTGCAGATGGTGGGCCGGCAGGCCGATGATTCCATCGTCATCGAGGTCGCGGCCTCGGCGCCGCAGCCCGGCGACCCGCAGGCCTGGGCGGTGGCCGCGGCCTCCCTGGCCCACGACCTCGGCTCGCGCGTCCGCTTGCGCGCGCGCGTCCACCTCACGCCGGCGGAGGACGAACCCGCGGACCTGATTTCCTTTGCCGCAAGCTCGGTTGTGCCCGAGGCCGCATCCGTAGCGCGCGCTCGCCGCTGGCTGGAGCCGCTGCGGGAGCGCGACGATCTCACGTCGCGGTGGGTCGCGCCTGCCGGCGTCGATCCTGCGCTCACCGCCCGGCGAATCGCAGCTCTGCGCCGGCGCTTGCCGCTTTCCATCGCCGACGAACCAGCGACCGACAGCGCACTGCCGCCAGACACGCTTCGCATCCATGTCGAGCAGCAGATCAGCGTCTCCGCAGAGCCGGTCGTCGCCTCTCCGGCCCCGGCTTCTGCGACGGCCCCACGGCCTTAG
- the mqnC gene encoding cyclic dehypoxanthinyl futalosine synthase, with product MSLTKEQALDLFRSDDLIGIGMEADAVRRKLHPEGVVTYVIDRNINYTNLCTEYCTFCAFYRPVKGPKSKEGYTLEYETIYEKIRETVELGGTGVLMQGGLNPALPLEWYEKLLRGIKQRFPRVHLHCFSASEIIFLAELSGLSIRDTILRLRDAGLDSIPGGGAEILDDEVRYKIARLKCLTEDWLNVHRTAHKLGMRTTATMMFGCGEAFEHRVNHFQRLYDLQEETGGFTAFIPWSFQPQNTALGGRHWDEATAVEYLKVLAISRLFLTNFLNVQASWVTQGLKVCQLGLRFGGNDVGSVMLEENVVAAAGVRNRTSEEELRRIIRDAGFRPAQRDTLYRQYFLN from the coding sequence ATGTCTCTTACGAAGGAGCAAGCCCTCGACCTGTTCCGTTCCGATGACCTGATCGGCATCGGCATGGAGGCCGACGCGGTGCGGCGCAAGCTGCATCCGGAGGGCGTGGTCACCTACGTCATCGACCGCAACATCAACTACACCAATCTCTGCACCGAGTACTGCACCTTCTGCGCCTTCTACCGGCCGGTGAAAGGTCCGAAATCGAAGGAAGGCTACACGCTCGAATACGAGACCATCTACGAGAAGATCCGCGAGACGGTGGAGCTGGGCGGCACGGGCGTGCTGATGCAGGGCGGCCTGAACCCGGCGCTGCCGCTGGAGTGGTATGAGAAGCTGCTGCGCGGCATCAAACAGCGCTTCCCGCGCGTGCACCTGCACTGTTTTTCGGCTTCCGAAATCATTTTTCTGGCGGAATTGAGCGGGCTTTCCATTCGCGACACCATCCTGCGGCTGCGCGATGCCGGCCTGGATTCCATCCCCGGCGGCGGGGCCGAAATCCTGGACGACGAAGTGCGCTACAAAATCGCGCGCCTGAAATGCCTGACTGAAGACTGGCTCAACGTGCACCGCACCGCCCACAAGCTGGGCATGCGTACCACCGCCACCATGATGTTCGGCTGCGGTGAGGCCTTCGAGCATCGCGTGAACCATTTCCAGCGCCTCTACGACCTGCAGGAAGAAACGGGCGGATTCACCGCGTTCATTCCGTGGTCGTTCCAGCCGCAGAATACCGCGCTGGGCGGGCGGCACTGGGACGAGGCCACCGCCGTCGAGTACTTGAAAGTCCTGGCCATCTCGCGCCTGTTCCTCACGAACTTCTTGAACGTGCAGGCGAGCTGGGTGACACAGGGACTGAAGGTCTGCCAGCTTGGGCTGCGCTTCGGCGGCAATGACGTCGGCTCGGTGATGCTGGAAGAGAACGTGGTGGCCGCGGCGGGAGTGCGTAACCGGACCAGCGAAGAAGAACTGCGCCGGATCATCCGCGACGCCGGCTTCCGCCCGGCGCAGCGGGACACGCTGTACCGGCAGTATTTCCTGAATTAG
- a CDS encoding menaquinone biosynthesis protein: protein MGYVRISAISFLNTAPLMWDFEHGPPRAGFEVRYTVPAQCAEQLRTGAADVGIIPVIAYETIPDLAIIPGVSISARRSVRSILLVAKKPIEEVETVAADTSSRTSVALARVLFAKWWGGQRHFHAMQPDLDAMLAACDAALLIGDPALTVDRSRHLTYDLAEEWNRFTGKPAVFAFWAVRAEAAQPELARVFQQSRDHGLEPENVQVLAREWAPRVGISEREVASYLTENIDYAFDAEHREGLELFYRHAVDCGVIAAIRPLVFLGQKVAAG, encoded by the coding sequence ATGGGGTATGTGCGCATCTCGGCCATCTCCTTCCTGAACACTGCGCCCTTGATGTGGGACTTCGAGCACGGCCCGCCGCGTGCCGGATTCGAGGTGCGCTATACCGTGCCCGCGCAGTGCGCCGAGCAGTTGCGCACCGGCGCGGCCGACGTGGGCATCATCCCGGTCATTGCCTACGAGACCATCCCGGACCTGGCCATCATTCCCGGCGTGTCGATCTCCGCGCGACGCTCGGTGCGTTCCATTCTGCTGGTGGCGAAGAAACCGATTGAAGAAGTGGAAACCGTCGCGGCGGATACTTCCTCGCGGACTTCGGTAGCGCTGGCTCGGGTGTTGTTCGCCAAGTGGTGGGGCGGGCAGCGGCATTTCCACGCCATGCAGCCGGATCTTGACGCCATGCTGGCGGCCTGCGACGCGGCTCTGCTCATCGGCGATCCGGCACTCACCGTGGATCGCTCCCGCCACCTCACCTACGACCTGGCCGAAGAATGGAACCGGTTCACCGGCAAGCCTGCCGTGTTCGCCTTCTGGGCGGTGCGCGCGGAAGCAGCCCAGCCGGAGCTAGCGCGCGTCTTCCAGCAGTCACGCGACCACGGCCTGGAGCCGGAGAACGTCCAGGTCCTCGCCCGCGAGTGGGCGCCGCGCGTCGGCATCAGCGAGAGGGAAGTGGCCAGCTACCTGACGGAGAACATCGACTACGCCTTCGACGCCGAGCACCGCGAGGGCCTGGAGCTGTTCTACCGCCACGCCGTGGACTGCGGCGTGATTGCAGCAATAAGGCCGCTGGTGTTCTTGGGGCAGAAGGTGGCGGCGGGGTAA
- the topA gene encoding type I DNA topoisomerase — protein MPKNLVIVESPAKAKTIEKYLGREYGVEASFGHVKDLPKTTLGVDVSNGFETDYVVIPGKEKVVAKLKKLAQSAAAIYLAPDPDREGEAIAAHLAEELTPNGGRRKKAKKAAGVPVHRVTFNEITAKAVREAFAHPRGIDQHLVDAQLARRVLDRLVGYQVSPLLWDKVRRGLSAGRVQTVALRLIVEREREIKAFEKKEYWTLDAHLAAQKPPAFDARFVGRGEEKIEIPNGEEATRLRELLQGAAWTVASVETKERRRSAPPPFTTSKLQQDAARKLRFSVKRTMMLAQHLYEGVELGEEGLVGLITYMRTDSTRVADDALGEVRQVIGSEFGTSYLPEKPNFFRSKKGAQDAHEAIRPTSAARHPDAIRRYLKEDEYKVYKLIWQRFVASQMNAALFDQTSVDIHAAADGGPYLFRVTGSVLKFDGFLKVYEESKEGKDEEDEALKHKLPALTAGQKLTLRELKAEQHFTEPPPRYNEASLVKELEEQGIGRPSTYATILSTIQERQYVTKTGGKFIPTEIGMVVTELLVKNFPDIFDVKYTARLEEELDDIEEGREKWTDALEEFYAKFSKDLDYAREHMENVKRMEKPTEEKCERCGSPLVIKWGRHGSFFACSAYRKDDPNSCTFTKENPIALPDLDSADDMQETSHEEYCENCGRVMVLKRGRFGQFLACTGYPECKTTRRLDQGKRVPDILTDEICPKCGRHLVIRHGRYGEFTSCSGYPDCKFIKQNFIGVKCPKCGEGEIVEKKARRRGNVFYGCSNYPDCDFTSNWKPLAEKCPQCGSPYLVEKNLKSGPVIACPNSRRSSEEEPARRRRGKAAPEETTPTCTYSRPATAVTVAD, from the coding sequence TTGCCCAAGAACCTCGTCATCGTCGAATCGCCCGCCAAGGCCAAGACGATCGAAAAGTATCTCGGCAGGGAGTACGGAGTCGAAGCGTCCTTCGGCCACGTCAAAGACCTGCCCAAGACCACGCTGGGCGTGGACGTCTCCAACGGGTTCGAGACCGACTACGTCGTCATTCCCGGGAAGGAAAAAGTGGTGGCCAAGCTGAAGAAGCTGGCGCAGTCGGCGGCGGCCATCTACCTGGCGCCCGACCCGGACCGCGAAGGCGAAGCCATCGCCGCCCATCTGGCGGAAGAGCTCACGCCCAACGGCGGGCGCAGGAAGAAAGCCAAGAAAGCCGCCGGCGTCCCGGTGCATCGCGTCACGTTCAACGAGATCACGGCCAAGGCGGTGCGCGAGGCGTTCGCGCATCCGCGCGGGATCGACCAGCATCTGGTGGACGCGCAACTGGCGCGCCGTGTGCTCGACCGCCTGGTGGGCTATCAGGTCTCGCCGCTGCTGTGGGACAAGGTTCGCCGCGGGCTTTCCGCCGGGCGCGTGCAGACGGTGGCGCTGCGGCTCATCGTGGAGCGCGAGCGCGAGATCAAAGCCTTCGAGAAGAAGGAGTACTGGACGCTGGACGCGCACCTGGCTGCACAGAAGCCTCCCGCGTTCGACGCGCGTTTTGTCGGCCGCGGCGAAGAAAAGATCGAGATCCCCAACGGCGAGGAAGCCACACGCCTGCGCGAGCTGCTGCAGGGGGCGGCGTGGACGGTGGCATCAGTCGAGACCAAGGAGCGCCGGCGCAGCGCGCCTCCGCCCTTCACTACCAGCAAGCTGCAGCAGGATGCGGCGCGCAAGCTGCGCTTCAGCGTGAAGCGCACCATGATGCTGGCGCAGCATCTCTACGAGGGCGTCGAACTTGGCGAAGAGGGCCTGGTCGGCCTGATCACCTATATGCGCACGGATTCCACCCGCGTCGCGGACGATGCGCTGGGCGAAGTGCGACAGGTGATCGGCTCGGAGTTCGGGACTTCCTACCTGCCGGAGAAGCCGAACTTCTTCCGATCGAAAAAGGGCGCGCAGGATGCGCACGAGGCTATCCGGCCGACTTCGGCGGCGCGCCACCCGGACGCCATCCGCCGGTATCTGAAGGAAGATGAATACAAGGTGTACAAGCTCATCTGGCAGCGCTTCGTGGCTTCACAGATGAATGCGGCGCTGTTCGACCAGACCAGCGTGGATATCCACGCCGCTGCCGACGGTGGACCGTACCTGTTCCGCGTCACCGGGTCGGTGCTGAAGTTCGACGGCTTCCTGAAAGTCTACGAGGAATCGAAGGAAGGAAAGGACGAGGAAGACGAGGCGCTGAAGCACAAGCTGCCGGCGCTGACCGCCGGGCAGAAGCTCACGCTGCGCGAGCTGAAGGCCGAACAGCACTTCACCGAGCCGCCGCCCCGCTACAACGAGGCGTCGCTGGTGAAGGAGCTGGAAGAACAAGGCATCGGGCGGCCTTCCACCTACGCCACCATCCTTTCCACCATCCAGGAGCGGCAGTACGTCACCAAGACGGGAGGAAAGTTCATCCCCACGGAGATCGGGATGGTGGTGACGGAATTGCTGGTGAAGAACTTCCCCGACATCTTCGACGTGAAGTACACGGCGCGCCTGGAAGAGGAGCTGGACGACATCGAGGAAGGCCGCGAGAAGTGGACCGACGCGCTGGAGGAGTTCTATGCCAAGTTCTCCAAGGACCTGGACTACGCCCGCGAGCACATGGAAAACGTCAAGCGGATGGAGAAACCCACCGAGGAGAAGTGCGAGCGCTGCGGCTCGCCGCTGGTCATCAAGTGGGGACGGCACGGGTCGTTCTTCGCCTGCAGCGCCTATCGCAAGGACGACCCCAACAGTTGCACGTTCACCAAGGAAAATCCCATCGCCCTGCCCGACCTGGATTCCGCCGACGACATGCAGGAAACCTCGCACGAGGAGTACTGCGAGAACTGCGGGCGGGTGATGGTGCTCAAGCGTGGGCGCTTCGGTCAGTTCCTGGCCTGCACCGGATACCCCGAGTGCAAGACCACGCGGCGGCTCGACCAGGGCAAGCGGGTCCCCGATATCCTGACCGACGAGATCTGTCCCAAGTGCGGCCGCCACCTGGTGATCCGCCACGGCCGCTACGGCGAATTCACCTCCTGCTCGGGCTACCCCGACTGCAAGTTCATCAAACAGAACTTTATCGGGGTGAAGTGTCCGAAGTGCGGCGAAGGCGAGATCGTGGAGAAGAAGGCGCGGAGGCGGGGCAACGTGTTCTACGGCTGCTCGAACTACCCGGACTGCGACTTCACCTCCAACTGGAAGCCGCTGGCAGAGAAATGCCCGCAATGCGGCAGCCCCTACCTGGTGGAGAAGAACCTGAAGTCGGGCCCGGTGATCGCCTGCCCCAACAGCCGGCGCAGCAGCGAGGAAGAACCGGCGCGAAGGCGGCGGGGCAAGGCTGCCCCTGAGGAGACTACCCCGACCTGCACGTATTCCCGTCCGGCAACCGCCGTCACCGTAGCGGATTGA